One window of the Candidatus Neomarinimicrobiota bacterium genome contains the following:
- a CDS encoding heme-copper oxidase subunit III: MTTSHTLAQDNREDQFTSYFGMLIALGSWAMLFIALFASYGIIRVQAENWVSPASDPSSLLLAAINTGIILMSSWTYYRGYRAILSGNLYSLKNWLVITIIVGAGFLVMQLNLWQLLTRRGFTATSLIEGSVFYMLSGLHGIHIIGGLAAVVWLLWKVTRQAINTPGQSLPVRLVGLFWHFLTVVWIALFIAVFII; this comes from the coding sequence TTGACGACCTCCCATACGTTGGCTCAAGATAACAGAGAAGATCAGTTTACTTCTTACTTCGGGATGCTGATTGCATTGGGATCCTGGGCCATGCTGTTTATCGCACTGTTTGCCAGTTACGGTATCATCAGGGTGCAAGCGGAGAACTGGGTATCACCGGCTTCAGATCCTTCGTCACTTCTTCTGGCTGCCATCAATACAGGAATTATTCTGATGAGCAGCTGGACCTATTATAGAGGTTACCGTGCCATTCTATCAGGAAACCTGTATTCGCTCAAGAACTGGCTTGTGATAACGATTATTGTGGGTGCCGGATTCCTGGTCATGCAGTTGAACCTGTGGCAATTGTTGACCCGGCGCGGATTTACCGCAACCTCACTGATCGAAGGTTCCGTGTTTTATATGTTATCAGGCTTGCACGGTATACACATCATTGGCGGTCTTGCTGCAGTTGTCTGGCTGCTGTGGAAAGTAACCAGACAGGCGATTAATACTCCCGGGCAATCCTTACCGGTCAGGCTGGTCGGACTATTCTGGCATTTCCTGACGGTTGTCTGGATTGCTCTATTCATCGCCGTTTTCATCATCTGA
- a CDS encoding heme-copper oxidase subunit III gives MTQAQALAVSDPFGKATTGKLGMWLFIIIDGLSFAGLLIGGAALRSGGADWPQAGEILNIPLTAFNTFLLICTSFTMVMALNSIQKGDQAGLKKFLTLTMAGGLVFLGIQVWEYVHFITDGFIPSTSIYAAVFYVTTGFHGLHVTSGVIYIACILWAANQGRYSADNWDHVEILGLFWHFVDLIWIFVFTVIYLI, from the coding sequence ATGACTCAAGCACAGGCATTAGCAGTATCTGATCCATTTGGAAAAGCGACAACCGGAAAGCTGGGGATGTGGCTTTTCATCATCATAGACGGTCTCTCTTTTGCTGGATTATTGATCGGTGGCGCCGCACTACGGTCCGGTGGGGCGGATTGGCCACAAGCCGGTGAAATCCTGAATATCCCGCTGACAGCTTTCAATACGTTCCTGCTCATCTGTACCAGTTTTACCATGGTGATGGCCCTCAACTCCATCCAGAAAGGAGACCAGGCGGGGTTAAAGAAATTCCTGACCCTTACCATGGCAGGAGGACTGGTATTCCTGGGAATCCAGGTGTGGGAATATGTCCATTTCATTACAGACGGATTTATACCCAGTACCAGCATTTATGCGGCTGTGTTCTATGTGACCACCGGCTTCCACGGGCTGCATGTCACCTCGGGTGTGATATATATCGCCTGTATTCTCTGGGCAGCAAACCAGGGGCGCTATTCAGCCGATAACTGGGATCATGTGGAAATTCTGGGCCTTTTCTGGCACTTTGTCGATCTGATCTGGATTTTCGTCTTTACAGTGATTTACCTCATCTAA
- a CDS encoding cytochrome C oxidase subunit IV family protein, whose protein sequence is MSDAHKKTYLQNAIWLAVLTVLELGVINLSIPRMGQIVLLFAFAATKMMLVAMVYMHLRYETKVLRRILFIPIPAGIIFAWALMYDLPFRWVM, encoded by the coding sequence ATGAGTGATGCTCATAAGAAAACTTATCTACAGAACGCCATCTGGCTGGCCGTATTGACTGTTCTAGAACTGGGGGTTATAAACCTGTCAATACCCAGAATGGGACAGATAGTTTTGCTGTTTGCATTTGCGGCCACCAAAATGATGCTCGTGGCGATGGTCTATATGCATCTGCGTTACGAGACAAAGGTGCTGAGAAGGATTCTGTTCATACCGATACCGGCGGGTATCATCTTTGCCTGGGCGCTGATGTATGACCTACCGTTCCGGTGGGTAATGTAA
- a CDS encoding SCO family protein, translating into MKKTRSVDIIFWLMFVGVGFATGAYLVHRDMSDGFGAVTYGKIPRFELIDQKEEPFTFKDLNNEVWVANFICTTCAGPCTSMSEIMASLHKQLNYEHDIHTVSITVNPEYDNAQILKTYSDRYDADHDRWHFVTGSRDKIKELAVDGFHIGVKEDVISHSTLFVLVDQNRIIRGYYNGTELDEIKKLVRDVKRLL; encoded by the coding sequence GTGAAGAAGACAAGATCAGTTGACATTATTTTCTGGCTTATGTTTGTTGGTGTCGGTTTTGCCACCGGCGCCTACCTGGTGCACAGGGACATGTCCGACGGTTTTGGCGCGGTCACCTACGGTAAAATACCGCGTTTTGAGCTTATTGATCAGAAGGAAGAACCTTTTACGTTCAAGGATCTTAATAATGAAGTGTGGGTTGCAAATTTTATCTGTACCACTTGCGCCGGGCCGTGCACGTCTATGAGCGAAATAATGGCATCGCTCCACAAGCAACTAAACTATGAGCACGATATTCACACGGTGTCTATCACTGTTAATCCTGAATACGACAATGCGCAAATACTCAAAACTTATAGTGATCGATACGATGCAGATCATGACCGCTGGCACTTCGTGACAGGGAGCAGGGACAAAATTAAGGAACTGGCTGTAGATGGATTTCACATCGGGGTTAAGGAGGATGTAATCTCCCACAGCACACTATTTGTGCTGGTGGATCAAAATCGGATCATTCGCGGCTATTATAACGGTACAGAGCTGGACGAAATAAAAAAGCTGGTACGGGACGTTAAAAGGCTTTTGTAA
- a CDS encoding SCO family protein: protein MSQKIKILVYAGFGAIILAAILLRWNYPPQPELAVLEELPDFHLTDQSGNAFSRDDLTGKVWVADFIFTTCAGPCPIMSSQFTELQDRFSHLPDFRLLSISVNPEYDTPQVLKEYGDHYNADHSRWSFLTGEREAIHKLAVDGFHIGSVEDPIFHSIRFILVDSKGRIRGYYISSEMDEMKKLWRDVERLAEST, encoded by the coding sequence TTGAGTCAAAAGATCAAAATACTAGTTTACGCAGGATTCGGAGCCATTATTCTGGCAGCAATCCTCTTGCGATGGAACTATCCTCCTCAGCCGGAACTGGCTGTTTTAGAAGAGCTGCCCGATTTCCATCTTACCGATCAGTCAGGCAACGCCTTCAGCCGTGATGATCTGACAGGAAAGGTGTGGGTAGCCGATTTCATCTTTACGACCTGCGCCGGTCCGTGCCCTATTATGTCCAGTCAGTTCACTGAACTTCAGGATCGATTCTCCCATCTGCCTGACTTCAGGCTACTCTCCATCTCCGTCAATCCCGAGTATGACACGCCGCAAGTGCTAAAAGAATACGGCGATCATTACAATGCGGACCACAGCCGGTGGTCGTTCCTGACGGGTGAGAGGGAGGCCATCCATAAGCTGGCGGTTGACGGCTTCCACATCGGTTCGGTGGAAGATCCTATTTTCCACAGTATACGCTTTATCCTTGTAGACAGTAAGGGGCGGATTCGCGGGTACTACATCAGCTCTGAGATGGATGAGATGAAGAAGCTGTGGCGCGATGTTGAGCGGCTCGCCGAATCAACCTGA
- a CDS encoding DUF420 domain-containing protein, translated as MAEESTRTESFWTRIITIASGVLAAAVALLILGPRPEGIEGSLDVSGLPLINAIFNSITTVLLVTAYLLIRKKKIINHRRVMLTAFGTSALFLVTYVIYHWFTVGPTPYTGEWRGLYLFILFSHIPLAAAILPLAMVTLYRGWNMRVNRHRKIARITLPVWLYVSLTGVIVYIMLYL; from the coding sequence ATGGCAGAGGAGAGCACCAGAACCGAAAGCTTCTGGACGCGTATCATCACCATTGCGTCGGGGGTCTTGGCTGCTGCTGTGGCATTGCTGATTCTCGGTCCTCGCCCAGAGGGGATAGAAGGCTCACTGGACGTATCCGGTCTGCCTCTCATCAACGCCATCTTCAACAGCATTACCACCGTCCTTCTGGTGACTGCCTACCTCCTCATCAGGAAGAAGAAGATCATCAATCACCGGCGGGTCATGCTGACGGCTTTCGGAACGTCCGCCCTCTTTCTGGTAACTTACGTCATCTACCACTGGTTTACCGTCGGACCAACACCCTACACCGGCGAATGGCGGGGATTGTACCTCTTCATCCTTTTCAGCCACATCCCGCTTGCAGCGGCGATTCTGCCGCTGGCCATGGTGACCCTATATCGCGGGTGGAATATGCGCGTAAACAGACATCGTAAGATTGCAAGGATAACGCTGCCCGTCTGGCTGTACGTTTCGCTGACGGGAGTGATAGTCTATATAATGCTGTATCTCTAA
- a CDS encoding M14 family zinc carboxypeptidase: MRIVKLFTVSTFIATFLLGETVYQQVRVFYTDAAELTQLAQIGIPLDHIYHRKGVFVEVVALREQVTKLEQLGMRYEILVEDLTAFYKSRLDPALRSAEGFELGSMGGNYTYDEMVAELDSLRLLYPALVSEKTSIGHSLEGRDIWAVKLSDNVDEDETTVGGGEPLVLYTGLTHAREPVSMMNLIYFMYYLCENYREDKLATDIVDNRELWFVPCVNPDGYVYNQSIEPNGGGMHRKNRRPVCAQNPGIDLNRNYGYAWGADNNGSSPDPCSSVFRGDSAFSEPETSVLRDFMRSKNFKNVLHYHTYSNLLIHSWGDGSYPPELDLSMLREYGAEMTKFNHYKVGTGPETVGYGVNGDAVDYSYGTLGLVSYTPEVGSRSDGFWPRTNRIMPLCKENVWPNLYFALIAGPILSVTNVERDKDYVEPGAEFTISFDIMNLGLSSTSGSVQAAALPLNSAAEFSQATLDLGAIDGRGTGETAFEISAVLSAAAVVGCPAGIVVSMDDSGIRTFTDTVSFSVGTPATSLLDDAESGMEKWNPSNWSLSSDAYEGDYSITDSPSGDYRDNAVLPLTLDDPVDLSQSSQSTVKFNAKWEIEEDYDMVQILASTDEMSWTPLWGKYSSGGSDMGVQPSGRPVYHGSQMQWVAESVDLSPFDGEPAVYLRFALRSDGYVRGDGFYFDNLQVVSFLPKKFSLGDVSQDCVINRADVTRVMEMILWPEMVNDEERRLADLNHDTNVDVFDLVKLVDIILGNE; this comes from the coding sequence ATGAGGATTGTTAAGCTATTCACAGTTTCTACGTTCATCGCCACTTTTTTGTTGGGTGAGACCGTTTATCAGCAAGTGCGCGTTTTCTATACGGATGCCGCCGAACTTACCCAACTGGCTCAGATCGGCATTCCCCTCGATCACATCTACCACAGGAAAGGCGTCTTTGTTGAGGTTGTGGCGCTGCGGGAACAGGTGACCAAACTCGAACAGCTGGGGATGAGATACGAGATCCTTGTGGAAGACTTGACCGCATTCTACAAGAGTCGTCTCGATCCTGCTCTCCGCAGCGCGGAAGGATTTGAGTTGGGTTCCATGGGCGGTAACTATACCTATGATGAGATGGTGGCGGAACTCGATTCCCTGCGCCTTCTCTATCCTGCCTTAGTCTCGGAGAAAACGAGCATTGGACATTCACTCGAGGGTAGAGACATATGGGCAGTTAAGCTGTCTGACAATGTGGACGAGGACGAGACTACCGTGGGTGGCGGAGAACCTCTGGTTTTGTACACAGGATTGACCCACGCGCGCGAACCGGTGAGCATGATGAACCTCATCTACTTCATGTACTACCTGTGCGAAAATTACCGCGAGGACAAGCTTGCAACAGATATAGTAGATAACCGGGAACTGTGGTTTGTCCCTTGCGTCAATCCTGACGGTTATGTCTACAATCAATCGATCGAACCGAACGGCGGCGGTATGCACCGCAAGAACCGCCGGCCTGTTTGTGCCCAGAATCCGGGTATCGATCTTAACCGGAATTACGGCTACGCCTGGGGTGCAGATAACAACGGCTCCAGTCCCGATCCCTGTTCTTCAGTCTTCAGGGGCGACAGCGCTTTCTCAGAGCCAGAGACATCTGTTTTAAGAGATTTCATGCGGAGCAAGAATTTCAAGAACGTTCTCCACTACCACACCTATTCAAATCTACTCATCCACTCCTGGGGCGATGGAAGTTATCCTCCCGAACTGGATCTGAGCATGTTGCGCGAATACGGTGCCGAAATGACAAAATTTAATCATTATAAGGTCGGCACGGGGCCAGAGACGGTCGGTTATGGCGTCAACGGTGATGCCGTCGATTATTCCTACGGCACGCTGGGACTGGTGTCTTACACCCCGGAAGTGGGAAGCCGAAGCGACGGCTTCTGGCCGAGAACCAACCGGATTATGCCACTGTGTAAGGAGAACGTCTGGCCGAACCTCTATTTTGCGCTGATCGCTGGCCCCATTCTTTCCGTAACCAACGTTGAGCGAGATAAAGATTACGTGGAGCCGGGAGCTGAATTCACCATCAGCTTCGACATTATGAACCTCGGTCTTTCTTCAACTTCAGGATCGGTTCAGGCTGCCGCCTTACCTCTAAATTCAGCGGCGGAATTTTCACAGGCGACCCTCGATCTTGGTGCAATTGACGGTCGTGGAACAGGTGAGACGGCATTTGAGATCAGTGCTGTTCTGAGCGCCGCCGCTGTTGTCGGCTGTCCCGCCGGAATTGTTGTCAGCATGGATGACTCCGGTATCAGAACATTCACCGATACCGTCTCTTTCAGCGTCGGGACTCCGGCGACGAGCCTGTTAGATGATGCAGAATCCGGAATGGAAAAATGGAATCCTTCGAATTGGAGCCTCTCTTCAGATGCATACGAAGGTGATTATTCCATAACCGATAGCCCCAGCGGGGATTACAGGGACAACGCTGTTCTCCCTCTGACTCTCGATGATCCCGTTGATCTTTCGCAAAGTTCACAGAGTACTGTCAAGTTTAATGCCAAATGGGAGATCGAGGAAGACTACGATATGGTACAAATCCTGGCTTCAACTGATGAAATGTCATGGACGCCATTGTGGGGTAAATACTCGTCCGGTGGCAGCGATATGGGTGTGCAGCCGAGTGGGCGGCCGGTCTACCACGGATCCCAGATGCAGTGGGTTGCCGAGAGCGTTGATCTGTCACCATTTGACGGCGAACCTGCTGTCTATCTGCGTTTTGCCCTTCGGAGTGATGGTTACGTTCGGGGGGACGGCTTCTACTTTGATAATCTGCAGGTCGTTTCGTTTCTTCCCAAAAAGTTTTCTCTGGGCGATGTCTCGCAAGACTGTGTCATCAATAGGGCAGATGTCACCAGGGTAATGGAGATGATTCTCTGGCCGGAGATGGTGAACGATGAGGAGCGCCGTCTGGCCGACCTGAATCACGATACAAACGTTGATGTGTTCGATCTGGTCAAGCTCGTCGATATCATACTCGGAAATGAATGA
- a CDS encoding S8 family serine peptidase yields MNEPGCWRVYCLITLLATFSIVSLSASDSVDRPLIHPQLEALGGRSGGQIHAWIYFTDKGPVGSAGASSDKWREYLSPRAIQRRSGIGMTEVSTFLDVPLDDDYMTKVLRTGTTLRRTSRWLNALSVSATLENLNLIAKLPFVKRIDPVLVSRRPLPQEEKLQQMRSGRPPRFLSDVSDSLNYGASREQIEQINAHLAHQAGYSGTGVLVLMLDTGYLKGHESVAEDRIVDEWDFINNDGDSQNEENDSPSQHNHGTYTYSALGGFAPGSLIGPAYGVQFLLAKTEIVDQEIEAEEDNYVAGLEWGERLGADIASSSLGYLDWYTYADMDGNTAVTTRAVDIAVSLGMICVTAAGNEARTDWRHIIAPADADSVVAVGAVNADGEIASFSSRGPTFDNRIKPEVCARGVNTSCASPAGEALYASIGGTSLATPLVAGAVALILEAHPDWTPMMVREALMRTASHSDSANNTYGWGIVDVWAAVNYASFTGPPDPTIPENFFLSENYPNPFNESTTIRYGLPQENEAVLSVYDLLGRKVTDLWSGQKSMGMHSSNWTPREESSGIYFVTLKVPAAGYVETRKMILLR; encoded by the coding sequence ATGAATGAGCCGGGTTGCTGGCGGGTATACTGCCTTATAACCCTTCTCGCTACTTTTTCGATTGTATCACTTTCCGCGTCTGACTCTGTTGACCGGCCGTTAATCCATCCGCAGTTAGAGGCGCTCGGTGGCAGGAGCGGTGGTCAGATCCACGCCTGGATTTACTTTACGGATAAAGGACCCGTCGGCTCAGCGGGCGCATCAAGCGATAAATGGCGTGAGTATCTCTCTCCAAGGGCGATACAGAGGCGCTCGGGAATTGGGATGACCGAAGTATCGACATTCCTGGATGTCCCTCTGGATGATGACTACATGACGAAAGTGCTGCGTACGGGTACGACACTGCGGCGGACGAGCCGGTGGCTGAATGCTCTCTCCGTATCAGCGACCCTGGAGAATCTTAATTTGATTGCAAAACTCCCCTTTGTGAAGAGGATTGATCCCGTTCTGGTCTCGCGCCGCCCCCTGCCGCAAGAAGAGAAACTCCAGCAGATGAGAAGCGGCAGACCGCCCCGATTCCTGTCTGATGTGTCGGACAGTCTGAACTACGGAGCGAGCCGGGAACAGATCGAACAGATCAACGCCCATCTTGCACACCAAGCCGGATATTCCGGGACGGGTGTTCTGGTTCTGATGCTCGATACAGGTTATCTGAAGGGACATGAATCTGTTGCTGAAGATCGGATAGTCGACGAATGGGATTTCATTAACAATGATGGTGACAGTCAGAACGAAGAGAACGATTCACCCAGTCAGCACAATCACGGCACTTACACCTACTCTGCCCTCGGAGGTTTCGCACCGGGATCATTGATCGGTCCTGCTTACGGAGTCCAGTTTCTGCTGGCAAAGACGGAGATCGTGGATCAGGAGATTGAGGCGGAAGAAGACAACTACGTGGCGGGATTGGAATGGGGCGAGCGCCTTGGAGCTGACATAGCGTCAAGTTCTCTCGGCTATCTTGACTGGTACACCTATGCCGATATGGACGGCAATACGGCAGTGACGACGCGCGCGGTGGATATAGCCGTCTCACTCGGAATGATCTGCGTTACTGCCGCCGGCAATGAAGCCCGTACTGACTGGCGTCATATCATCGCGCCTGCCGATGCTGATTCCGTCGTGGCTGTAGGGGCGGTCAATGCAGATGGAGAGATTGCCTCTTTCAGTTCCAGAGGTCCCACTTTTGACAATCGCATCAAGCCGGAAGTGTGTGCCCGGGGAGTCAATACTTCGTGTGCTTCCCCGGCCGGGGAAGCCCTCTATGCATCCATCGGCGGAACTTCGCTGGCTACCCCCCTCGTGGCGGGAGCCGTGGCGCTGATCCTTGAGGCGCATCCCGACTGGACACCCATGATGGTGAGGGAAGCACTGATGCGGACTGCATCTCACTCAGATTCGGCTAACAATACCTACGGATGGGGTATCGTCGATGTCTGGGCGGCTGTCAATTATGCATCCTTCACCGGGCCTCCCGATCCGACCATCCCTGAAAACTTCTTTCTTTCTGAGAACTATCCGAACCCATTCAATGAGTCAACCACGATCCGCTACGGTCTCCCGCAGGAAAACGAGGCAGTTCTCTCTGTCTACGATCTGCTGGGCAGGAAAGTGACTGATCTGTGGTCCGGCCAAAAGAGTATGGGCATGCACAGCTCGAATTGGACTCCCAGGGAAGAATCGTCTGGCATCTACTTCGTTACCTTGAAGGTTCCTGCCGCCGGATATGTGGAAACGCGCAAAATGATTCTACTGCGCTGA
- a CDS encoding CBS domain-containing protein, whose protein sequence is MSEFLDDEFRQMEERELEEEMEIQEAVSIKDPISSLELQKMVVVESDTTVASVIELFQAERVACVLVSEKGTLLGIFTERDVIMKLAGKGLDYSKEAVNDYMTKSPNVLRSDDPITFALNRMTEGGYRHVPIVDSQGKPEGLVGILDIIRHLAVYYSDEVLNLPPEPQRGAQERPEGG, encoded by the coding sequence ATGAGTGAGTTTTTAGATGATGAATTCCGGCAAATGGAAGAGCGGGAGCTGGAAGAAGAGATGGAAATACAGGAAGCCGTCTCCATAAAAGATCCTATAAGTTCTCTCGAACTGCAAAAGATGGTGGTTGTGGAGAGTGATACGACGGTGGCAAGTGTAATCGAGCTGTTTCAGGCTGAGAGAGTAGCATGCGTGCTGGTGTCCGAGAAAGGAACTCTTTTAGGCATCTTTACCGAAAGAGACGTAATTATGAAACTTGCCGGGAAAGGCTTAGACTACTCCAAGGAAGCGGTGAACGACTACATGACAAAATCTCCTAATGTACTGCGATCAGATGATCCCATCACCTTTGCCCTTAACAGGATGACAGAGGGCGGCTACCGCCATGTCCCCATCGTTGATTCACAAGGAAAGCCCGAGGGACTGGTGGGTATTCTCGACATTATCAGACATCTGGCTGTTTACTATTCGGATGAGGTCTTGAACTTGCCGCCTGAACCTCAGAGGGGAGCTCAGGAGAGGCCGGAAGGGGGATAA
- a CDS encoding MBL fold metallo-hydrolase: protein MRVGSFDIHALETSHCALDGGAMFGVVPKVLWQKQIAPDSENRIPLTTRSLLLIGDDKRILVDTGNGDKWNEKLRAIYAIDTDSVNITSALTEFELTTDDITDVICTHLHFDHAGGNTCLDESGAVVPAFANARYWIQKSNWERANAPQEKDKASYRSENWEVLAQNGMIEFVDGAESFMPGIEMELFEGHTEGQQLPRISDGERTVFFCGDLFPTVAHLNIPWIMAFDNHPVKTIAEKKSALAQAADEEWILVFEHDRTHEAVTVFREGDRYSVADFSSLEDGSVRS, encoded by the coding sequence TTGCGGGTTGGATCATTTGATATTCATGCCCTCGAGACCAGTCACTGTGCGCTGGACGGCGGTGCCATGTTCGGTGTGGTTCCAAAGGTTTTATGGCAAAAGCAGATTGCGCCTGATTCCGAAAACCGAATTCCGCTTACGACACGCTCGCTGCTCCTTATAGGCGATGACAAACGCATCCTTGTTGACACGGGCAATGGTGACAAGTGGAACGAAAAGCTGCGTGCCATCTATGCCATTGATACCGATTCGGTGAATATCACCTCGGCTCTTACGGAATTCGAACTGACCACAGATGATATTACAGACGTCATTTGTACTCATCTTCATTTTGATCACGCCGGTGGAAATACTTGTCTGGACGAATCCGGCGCCGTAGTGCCGGCGTTTGCCAATGCCCGTTACTGGATTCAGAAATCTAATTGGGAGCGAGCGAACGCCCCTCAGGAAAAGGACAAGGCCAGCTATCGCTCGGAGAACTGGGAAGTGCTGGCTCAGAATGGGATGATCGAATTCGTTGATGGTGCAGAATCTTTTATGCCGGGTATCGAGATGGAGTTATTTGAGGGTCACACAGAAGGCCAGCAGCTGCCGCGGATATCTGATGGAGAGCGAACCGTCTTTTTTTGCGGAGATCTATTTCCCACCGTTGCCCATCTCAACATACCGTGGATCATGGCGTTTGATAATCATCCAGTCAAGACGATCGCTGAAAAGAAGAGCGCGCTGGCGCAGGCGGCAGACGAAGAGTGGATCCTCGTATTTGAACACGACCGGACACATGAGGCCGTCACCGTTTTCAGGGAAGGCGATAGATATAGCGTGGCTGATTTTAGCAGTCTTGAGGACGGGTCAGTCAGATCTTAG